ATAACTTTGCCATAAGCGGAAGCATAACTCTGCCACAATAAGCTCGGAGAATGCCTATTATTACGTTGAGCAATTTTTATGACTTCACTTCATGAGGAAGCATAATATTGCCGTGAGTAATTCATAATGTTTTGTTTGCTGTAAGCACTGCTGTTGCATAGTTATATAATTATTACTTTTTGCCATATCTTCACTATCTAACAATGTAGCTTTTAATTTTCACTAGTTGTTTGGGAAGAATATAAATATAGCCTTTGGGTAAGGCTGTGTTCAATTCTCGCACCATAAATACATGACAACAGAAATTAACGGTATTTTTGAGCAAGTTCGCGATCGCTTGAAACAATTAGGCAACGGTATTGCTGACTTGGCTCAAAATCACGCAGATATTTTAGAGAGTCCGAATATTCAAGATTCTTTATCAAAGTTTAGACAGGCTTACGAAGAATCAGTAACTAGATTAGCCAATCCTAATTTTACTATTGCAACTATTGGTACAATTTCTTCGGGCAAATCAACCATTGTTAATGCTCTAATTGGACGTA
This DNA window, taken from Pleurocapsa sp. FMAR1, encodes the following:
- a CDS encoding dynamin family protein gives rise to the protein MTTEINGIFEQVRDRLKQLGNGIADLAQNHADILESPNIQDSLSKFRQAYEESVTRLANPNFTIATIGTISSGKSTIVNALIGRKIAPIEAGEMSGGILTIRHLVD